In one Dehalogenimonas formicexedens genomic region, the following are encoded:
- a CDS encoding DUF72 domain-containing protein: protein MAEYRIGTSGWSYPRGEGTWNGYFYPPGTKNELGYYSQFFNCVEINSSFYSPINPTWAESWVRKTPDDFVFTAKLWQKFTHPKMFEAATGEAAAISRDDVDLYLKGIEPLWQSGKLGAILAQFPPSFENDKSGRQTLEAVLDTFGEYPIAIELRHKSWSDDPATATLLAHFNAAWVQIDEPKFSFSISRELPVTSTSLAYFRFHGRNAEDWWTGNNETRYRYLYAPNEIEELSERVRASSASVQKILVFFNNHWKAYAPRNAGDLIKSLGLSFQGIPTLNLAED, encoded by the coding sequence ATGGCAGAATACCGCATCGGTACTTCAGGTTGGAGCTATCCCAGGGGCGAGGGGACCTGGAACGGTTACTTCTACCCGCCCGGGACTAAAAATGAACTCGGCTATTACAGCCAGTTCTTTAATTGCGTCGAAATCAATTCGTCGTTTTATTCCCCGATCAACCCCACCTGGGCGGAAAGCTGGGTCAGAAAAACCCCGGACGATTTCGTTTTTACCGCAAAGTTATGGCAGAAATTCACCCACCCGAAGATGTTCGAGGCCGCAACCGGCGAAGCAGCGGCAATCTCCAGAGACGATGTCGATTTATACCTAAAAGGGATCGAGCCACTTTGGCAATCCGGCAAGTTGGGTGCAATACTGGCACAATTTCCGCCCAGTTTCGAGAATGACAAATCCGGACGTCAAACGCTCGAAGCTGTTTTGGATACTTTTGGCGAGTATCCAATCGCTATAGAATTGCGGCACAAGAGCTGGAGCGACGATCCCGCAACCGCAACTCTTCTGGCACATTTCAATGCCGCCTGGGTTCAGATCGATGAACCGAAATTTAGTTTTTCTATCTCCCGCGAACTGCCGGTCACCTCCACTAGCCTGGCCTATTTCCGATTCCATGGCCGTAACGCCGAGGATTGGTGGACTGGCAATAATGAGACGCGCTACCGCTATCTTTACGCTCCCAACGAGATCGAGGAGCTTTCAGAGAGGGTAAGGGCATCGTCAGCATCTGTTCAAAAGATCCTGGTATTTTTCAATAACCACTGGAAGGCTTACGCGCCCAGGAATGCCGGAGATCTTATAAAGTCACTGGGGTTGTCTTTTCAGGGCATCCCGACATTGAATTTGGCGGAAGATTGA
- a CDS encoding DNA polymerase III subunit alpha → MNYAELHCHSYYSFHDGASSLEELLTRSKELGYTALAVTDHDNLCGAMRYAHLSKSLEFPGIIGAEITIKGGYHLTFLAENRAGYRNLCRLITAAHEAPDRLNPELPPEIIGEHTAGLICLSGCPKGELPQLVEAGKLDEARQLIRQYLSWFGSDNYFVELQSNLVYGDRARNKTLVALARECGAQLVATGNVHYHVRERHRLQDCLAAVKACQSLEASHRERRPNSEFYLRPVSEIEAIFDFCPDAVSNTVKIAERCRFDLTQDSGYTFPDYPVPDGFTQDSFLEKLCLDAAVRRYGSITPKVKSRLDEEFHLIRKHKLAGFLLLYRDVITLGREAMIDQGLSDPSLTLEENPPGRGRGSSVALLIGYLIGLSHIDPLQYNLSLERFLPEDAMGCVPDIDLDFPRSIREDLILRTHGKWGWRNAALAGTIATYQIKGAVRDLGKALGLPLEEVDQLSKHVDWGSAWRLGAQMEKNPHFRDKIDSPVWRDLIELAAELDGFPKYMGQHPGGMIISTDPLTDIVPVQRGAIDGRYVCQWDKDSIDDAGFVKIDFLALGALSQMQEAVELIKKRTGQRIDMSRIDFEDQKVYDMLGKGDTIGIFQVESAAQMQTITRLRPRNLLDMAHEVAAVRPGVGVNGGVQDYLARRSGKKPVVYDHPLETKALGRTLGIILFQDQVNQLAIDIAGFSPLAADQLRRAFGRHHNEALLDNYHQKFMAGAAARGVGEAAAEAIWEKFNGQYMFPESHAFAFGVTAYQASWLKLYYPLEFFVAIFNQQPMGFYNLETLKEDARRHGVTVLNPDINRSSSVSVIEGNALRLGFLHVGGLGGASADAILESRKSGPFINIGDFLERSGVLEETALALAAAGAFDSIEPNRRQVKWEIGLRYRPVNSQLFLPLPVKQDMAKLSSLTSWEKMQEEYNVLGLFPAGHIMASLRPRFSRWVSSSKDIEHLSDGDEVTTAGMVIRRQRPRGKVVFITLEDEFGHVPLMVFPQVYGRQEHKFKSPFLVVKGRLSRREGTHNVVVNEVRPFSALEKAPSSKDWH, encoded by the coding sequence ATGAACTACGCTGAACTTCATTGTCATAGCTACTACTCTTTCCACGACGGCGCTTCCTCCCTGGAGGAACTGCTTACCCGGTCGAAGGAACTTGGCTACACCGCGCTGGCCGTCACCGACCACGACAACCTCTGCGGGGCGATGCGCTATGCCCATCTTTCGAAATCTCTTGAGTTCCCCGGCATCATTGGCGCAGAGATCACCATTAAGGGCGGCTACCACCTGACCTTCCTCGCCGAGAACCGCGCGGGCTACCGCAACCTCTGCCGCCTCATCACCGCTGCCCATGAGGCCCCCGACCGGCTCAATCCCGAACTGCCGCCGGAGATCATCGGCGAGCATACGGCAGGACTGATTTGTTTATCCGGTTGCCCCAAAGGTGAACTCCCGCAACTTGTCGAAGCGGGAAAGCTCGACGAAGCGAGGCAGCTTATCAGGCAGTATCTTAGCTGGTTCGGCAGCGATAACTACTTTGTCGAGCTTCAGAGCAACCTGGTCTATGGCGACCGCGCCCGCAACAAGACGCTGGTTGCCCTCGCCCGCGAGTGCGGCGCCCAGCTTGTCGCTACAGGCAACGTCCACTACCATGTCCGAGAGCGCCACCGCCTGCAGGACTGCCTGGCCGCCGTAAAAGCCTGCCAGAGCCTGGAGGCAAGCCACCGTGAGCGGCGGCCCAACTCCGAGTTCTACCTGCGTCCTGTTTCAGAGATCGAAGCCATTTTCGACTTTTGCCCCGATGCGGTATCCAACACCGTGAAGATCGCTGAGCGCTGCCGCTTCGACCTGACGCAGGACTCCGGCTATACCTTCCCGGACTACCCGGTGCCTGATGGCTTTACCCAGGATAGTTTCCTGGAAAAACTGTGCCTCGATGCAGCAGTACGTCGCTACGGCTCTATTACCCCCAAGGTTAAGTCCCGCCTCGATGAGGAGTTCCACCTGATAAGGAAGCACAAGCTAGCCGGCTTCCTCCTCCTCTACCGCGATGTCATTACTCTCGGTCGAGAGGCTATGATCGACCAGGGGCTGTCCGACCCGTCGCTAACCCTTGAGGAGAACCCTCCAGGCCGCGGCCGCGGTTCATCTGTGGCCCTTCTCATCGGCTATCTCATCGGCCTTTCGCACATCGATCCACTTCAATACAACCTGTCGCTGGAACGGTTCCTGCCTGAAGATGCCATGGGCTGTGTGCCGGACATCGACCTGGATTTCCCGCGCTCCATCCGGGAAGACCTTATCCTGCGAACGCACGGCAAGTGGGGCTGGCGCAATGCCGCCCTGGCCGGAACCATTGCCACCTACCAGATCAAGGGAGCCGTCCGCGACCTCGGCAAGGCTTTGGGGCTGCCGCTGGAGGAGGTCGACCAGCTTTCCAAGCACGTCGACTGGGGCAGCGCCTGGAGGCTTGGGGCCCAGATGGAAAAGAACCCCCACTTCCGGGACAAGATAGATTCTCCGGTCTGGCGTGACCTCATCGAACTGGCCGCCGAACTGGACGGCTTCCCGAAGTACATGGGGCAGCACCCCGGCGGCATGATAATCTCCACCGACCCTCTGACAGATATCGTGCCGGTGCAGCGCGGCGCCATCGACGGCCGCTACGTCTGCCAGTGGGACAAGGACAGCATCGATGATGCAGGATTCGTTAAGATCGACTTCCTGGCCCTCGGCGCCCTGTCCCAGATGCAGGAAGCGGTCGAACTTATCAAAAAACGCACCGGGCAGCGCATCGACATGTCCCGCATCGACTTCGAAGACCAGAAGGTCTATGACATGCTCGGCAAAGGCGATACCATCGGCATCTTTCAGGTGGAATCCGCCGCCCAGATGCAGACGATCACTCGATTGCGACCTCGAAATCTTCTGGACATGGCCCACGAGGTGGCGGCTGTCCGGCCGGGCGTCGGCGTCAACGGCGGCGTGCAGGATTACCTGGCACGTCGCAGCGGCAAAAAACCGGTGGTCTATGACCATCCGCTTGAAACTAAAGCATTGGGACGCACTCTCGGCATCATCCTTTTCCAGGACCAGGTCAACCAGCTGGCCATCGACATTGCCGGTTTCTCCCCCCTCGCCGCCGACCAGCTAAGGCGCGCCTTCGGCCGCCACCATAATGAGGCTTTGCTTGATAACTATCATCAGAAATTCATGGCAGGCGCTGCCGCCCGGGGTGTCGGTGAAGCCGCCGCAGAGGCCATCTGGGAAAAGTTCAACGGGCAGTACATGTTCCCGGAGTCACACGCCTTTGCCTTCGGCGTCACCGCCTACCAGGCATCGTGGCTGAAGCTCTATTACCCGCTGGAATTCTTCGTCGCCATATTTAACCAGCAGCCCATGGGCTTCTACAACCTTGAAACACTCAAGGAGGATGCCCGGCGCCACGGCGTGACCGTGCTCAACCCGGATATCAACCGCAGTTCTTCTGTCAGCGTCATCGAGGGTAACGCATTGCGGCTGGGTTTTCTCCACGTCGGCGGGCTTGGGGGTGCCTCTGCCGATGCCATCCTCGAAAGCAGGAAATCAGGGCCTTTCATCAACATCGGCGATTTCCTGGAAAGAAGCGGCGTGCTTGAAGAGACGGCTTTAGCTCTGGCAGCAGCCGGTGCCTTCGATTCTATTGAACCAAATCGCCGCCAGGTCAAGTGGGAGATCGGCCTGCGCTACCGGCCGGTCAATTCGCAGCTTTTCCTGCCGCTGCCTGTTAAGCAGGATATGGCCAAACTCTCGTCTTTGACATCGTGGGAAAAGATGCAGGAAGAATACAACGTCCTCGGGCTGTTCCCAGCCGGGCATATCATGGCCAGCTTGCGGCCCCGTTTCAGCCGCTGGGTGAGCTCCAGCAAGGATATCGAGCACCTTAGCGATGGCGATGAAGTGACCACCGCCGGCATGGTCATCCGCCGCCAGAGGCCTCGCGGCAAAGTGGTCTTCATCACCCTTGAAGATGAATTCGGCCACGTGCCTCTCATGGTCTTCCCCCAGGTCTATGGCCGCCAGGAGCACAAGTTCAAATCTCCTTTCCTGGTGGTCAAAGGCAGGCTGTCGCGCCGGGAAGGCACCCATAACGTGGTGGTAAACGAGGTCAGGCCCTTCTCAGCTTTGGAAAAGGCTCCTTCATCCAAGGACTGGCATTAA
- a CDS encoding DNA polymerase Y family protein, giving the protein MMKLLCVLLPHFPLKCEIIKKPELAGRPAAVTYSVGSQKLLLDFSSDLNGLERDMPLQQALSRHGEMELLHADMAHYWSVFNGVLDALEKVSPLVEGSTLGDIYIGCDGLEMLYPTDNDLVAAVRKVLPDGFEARLGIAGGKFPSYLAALDSKSDGYKTIQGDAAAYFKDLSCDLLPVSLKSKMRLHDFGLHTLGKVAELPIHKLEAQFGPEGRRIGELAAGSDDTLLYPRLSEELIEESTSLPSATESLDIMLMAIESLLSRAFARFGHRGAGIRCVELWSHTSLSEHWQKAVHFKEPAMNIKTALTRIRQVMEYCPQPGPVEELGMKITRIGRPDGRQSSIFTEVRSGEKLAGDIKQLELKLGAPQLFKIKEVEPWSRIPERRFTLIPLNR; this is encoded by the coding sequence ATGATGAAGCTGCTGTGCGTTCTCCTGCCCCATTTTCCCCTGAAGTGCGAGATAATTAAAAAACCGGAACTGGCCGGCCGCCCCGCCGCGGTCACCTACTCCGTCGGCTCTCAGAAACTGCTGCTGGACTTCTCCTCCGATCTTAACGGCCTCGAGCGTGACATGCCCCTCCAGCAAGCCCTCTCCCGCCACGGCGAAATGGAACTCCTCCACGCCGACATGGCGCACTACTGGAGCGTCTTCAACGGTGTGCTGGACGCCCTGGAGAAGGTCAGCCCTCTCGTCGAGGGCAGTACCCTCGGCGATATCTACATCGGCTGCGACGGCCTCGAGATGCTCTACCCCACCGACAATGACCTTGTCGCCGCCGTGCGCAAGGTTCTGCCCGACGGCTTCGAGGCCCGCCTGGGCATCGCCGGGGGCAAGTTCCCCTCTTATCTTGCTGCCCTCGACAGCAAATCGGATGGCTACAAGACAATTCAAGGCGATGCCGCCGCCTACTTCAAAGACCTTTCCTGCGATCTGCTGCCGGTATCGCTCAAAAGCAAGATGCGGCTCCATGACTTCGGTCTGCACACCCTCGGCAAGGTCGCCGAACTGCCTATCCACAAGCTGGAGGCACAGTTCGGCCCCGAGGGCCGGCGCATCGGCGAGCTCGCCGCCGGCTCCGATGACACCCTACTCTACCCGAGGTTGTCTGAGGAACTCATCGAGGAAAGCACATCTCTGCCCTCGGCCACCGAGTCGCTGGACATCATGCTCATGGCCATCGAATCGCTGCTTTCCCGCGCTTTCGCCCGCTTCGGCCACCGCGGCGCCGGCATCCGCTGCGTCGAGCTATGGAGCCACACCAGCCTGTCCGAGCATTGGCAGAAGGCGGTCCACTTCAAAGAACCGGCGATGAATATCAAAACAGCCCTGACGCGCATTCGCCAGGTCATGGAATACTGTCCCCAGCCCGGCCCGGTGGAAGAGCTTGGCATGAAGATCACCCGCATCGGCCGCCCGGACGGCCGCCAGAGCAGCATCTTCACCGAGGTCAGGTCTGGTGAGAAACTGGCCGGCGATATCAAGCAACTGGAACTCAAACTGGGCGCGCCGCAATTATTCAAGATCAAAGAGGTCGAACCATGGTCGCGGATACCGGAAAGACGCTTCACGCTGATACCCTTAAACCGGTAA
- a CDS encoding Cof-type HAD-IIB family hydrolase — protein MTGDVEFEKFYELLVIDMDGTIIDSRGNISNADKIAIAEARGRGIKVALSTGRVVDACRRYIAELGLDGVHIFFDGALVYDLSNKDTIFSQPVNPETLREAVDFARQNSIYLELYAIDRYFVEEITWADKIHREFFGLHSTLANFDDVAGKETIIKCELMVHNNEEEAKHRLFMEHFQGNLRGSIARTPAYPDVRFVNVVDPRVSKGSALEKLAGHFNISLDKVMAIGDGTNDIPLLEKAGLKIAMGNWRDELKAIADHVTLPVEESGVAAAIDKLILGR, from the coding sequence ATGACTGGGGATGTTGAGTTTGAAAAATTTTATGAACTTCTCGTCATCGATATGGACGGGACCATCATCGACAGCCGGGGCAATATCTCGAACGCCGATAAAATAGCCATCGCCGAAGCCCGGGGCAGGGGCATCAAAGTCGCTCTTTCGACCGGGAGGGTTGTCGACGCCTGCCGCAGATACATCGCCGAGCTTGGGCTGGACGGAGTCCACATTTTTTTCGACGGGGCTCTAGTCTACGATCTGAGTAACAAGGATACGATTTTCTCGCAACCTGTCAACCCTGAAACGCTGCGGGAAGCGGTCGACTTCGCCCGGCAGAACAGTATTTACCTCGAGTTGTATGCCATCGATCGATATTTCGTCGAAGAGATCACCTGGGCGGACAAGATACACCGCGAGTTTTTCGGCCTGCACAGCACGCTGGCCAATTTCGATGACGTCGCGGGCAAGGAAACCATCATCAAGTGCGAGTTGATGGTGCATAACAATGAAGAGGAAGCCAAGCACCGGCTTTTTATGGAGCACTTCCAGGGTAATTTGCGGGGCTCGATCGCCCGAACGCCGGCTTACCCGGATGTCCGTTTCGTAAACGTGGTCGATCCGAGAGTTTCCAAAGGTTCAGCCCTCGAAAAACTGGCGGGGCATTTCAATATCAGCCTGGATAAAGTGATGGCGATCGGGGACGGCACCAATGATATTCCGCTCCTCGAAAAAGCCGGATTGAAGATCGCCATGGGTAACTGGCGGGACGAACTTAAAGCAATCGCCGACCATGTCACCCTCCCGGTGGAGGAGTCGGGGGTGGCGGCGGCGATAGATAAATTAATCCTGGGCAGGTGA
- a CDS encoding type II toxin-antitoxin system HicB family antitoxin, protein MKFRIIVEKDPQTSDYSAYCPELPGCNSFGLTEEEAISNATEAIKLYLEPSEISNECTGKVCEVEVNLD, encoded by the coding sequence ATGAAATTTCGGATAATCGTCGAGAAAGACCCTCAGACAAGTGATTACTCCGCTTATTGCCCGGAATTGCCGGGCTGCAACAGCTTCGGGCTGACCGAAGAGGAAGCGATCTCCAATGCCACCGAGGCGATCAAGCTATATCTCGAGCCATCGGAAATCAGCAATGAGTGCACGGGTAAAGTATGCGAGGTGGAGGTAAATTTGGATTGA
- a CDS encoding type II toxin-antitoxin system HicA family toxin: MTSHVPHRTAENVVRILEHHGFLLIGQRGSHQKWRSCVIFKECRQVIVPYHMGRDLPTGTMKSIIDGSGLAFEDFTAT, translated from the coding sequence TTGACCTCCCATGTTCCCCACCGGACGGCTGAAAACGTGGTCCGGATTCTTGAGCACCACGGATTTCTGCTGATCGGTCAGCGAGGCAGCCACCAGAAGTGGCGTTCCTGCGTTATCTTCAAGGAGTGCAGGCAAGTTATCGTGCCGTATCACATGGGGCGTGACCTGCCTACAGGGACAATGAAAAGCATCATCGACGGCAGCGGGTTGGCGTTTGAGGATTTCACGGCGACCTGA
- a CDS encoding radical SAM protein, whose amino-acid sequence MLTGIHFLLTYRCSSACEHCFLFGSPDAEGTFTVAQLRAAFAQIAGVKSIDNVYFEGGEPFLYYPLLLEGLRLAKENRLKSGIVSNAYWATDPESAELWLKPLIDLGLGELALSHDSFHTPVGKQSPAEAAMAVADKLGLSAYTMCIEKPSVTVETKGRKKGEPIIGGGVRFRGRAAECVIGDLPRTDSKKFRECPDEDLANPSRVHLDSFGNVHLCQGLLMGNIWKTPLAELVKNYKGKAHPVAGPLIEGGPAELAARYGLELAAGHVDACHMCYEARKNLRGKLPEYLGPAGVYGESPA is encoded by the coding sequence ATGCTTACCGGAATACATTTCCTATTAACCTATCGCTGCAGCTCCGCATGCGAGCACTGCTTTTTGTTCGGCAGTCCCGATGCCGAGGGAACATTTACCGTTGCCCAACTGCGGGCGGCCTTTGCCCAGATCGCCGGGGTTAAATCCATCGACAACGTTTATTTCGAGGGTGGCGAGCCGTTCCTTTATTATCCGTTGCTGCTCGAAGGGTTGAGGCTGGCCAAAGAAAACCGGCTTAAGTCCGGGATCGTGTCGAACGCCTATTGGGCGACGGACCCGGAGTCGGCGGAACTGTGGCTGAAACCGCTGATCGACCTCGGTCTTGGCGAACTGGCGCTTTCCCATGATTCTTTTCACACGCCGGTAGGCAAACAGAGCCCGGCGGAGGCGGCGATGGCCGTGGCGGACAAGCTGGGACTTTCGGCTTACACCATGTGCATCGAAAAGCCTTCGGTAACCGTCGAAACGAAGGGCAGGAAGAAGGGCGAGCCAATAATCGGGGGCGGGGTGAGGTTTAGGGGGAGGGCGGCAGAGTGCGTGATAGGGGATTTGCCGAGAACGGATTCGAAGAAATTCAGGGAATGCCCTGATGAGGATCTGGCCAACCCGTCGAGGGTGCACCTCGATTCCTTCGGCAACGTCCACCTGTGCCAGGGGTTGCTCATGGGCAATATCTGGAAGACACCGCTGGCGGAACTGGTCAAGAATTACAAAGGCAAGGCTCACCCGGTCGCAGGACCGCTTATCGAAGGCGGACCGGCGGAGTTGGCGGCTCGGTACGGGCTGGAGTTAGCGGCGGGGCATGTCGATGCTTGCCACATGTGTTATGAGGCGAGGAAGAATTTGAGGGGCAAGTTGCCGGAATACCTGGGGCCGGCGGGGGTGTATGGAGAAAGTCCCGCTTAA
- a CDS encoding DUF6544 family protein has translation MIWLMIFLVFDLTIAILMALLIGRGSKTWNESRRIEIEKLNADAQPIDKIFDASAITNLPAPVRRYLTKSIKPGTPFVIKLHLKQTGQMRFNQRWIKIEGDQYYSVSPPAFNWLARMKLGPAWIAARDRYSNGKGNMLISILSTFPLFDVRGPEIDNASLLRYLSELPWLPTAFLSGNITWKEIDDRNAAATFTDNGVTASGIFHFNDDDEVVAFISSGRFRNDTGKMTPWSGTWSNYREFNGFRIPTEGNAVWNAPEGDFEYIRLKVETAEYK, from the coding sequence ATGATTTGGTTAATGATCTTCCTCGTCTTCGACCTCACCATCGCTATCCTTATGGCATTATTGATAGGCCGAGGTTCCAAAACGTGGAACGAATCCCGCCGAATTGAGATCGAGAAACTGAACGCCGATGCCCAACCCATTGATAAAATCTTCGATGCCTCAGCCATCACCAACCTCCCCGCCCCCGTCCGCCGCTACCTCACGAAATCGATCAAACCAGGCACGCCTTTCGTAATTAAACTTCACCTGAAACAGACCGGACAGATGCGCTTCAACCAGCGCTGGATCAAAATCGAAGGCGACCAGTATTATTCGGTCAGTCCCCCAGCTTTTAACTGGCTCGCCCGTATGAAACTCGGTCCCGCCTGGATTGCCGCCCGCGATCGTTACTCCAACGGCAAAGGCAATATGCTGATCAGCATCCTATCCACCTTCCCACTCTTCGATGTACGCGGGCCGGAAATAGATAATGCCTCTCTCCTGCGATACCTTTCGGAACTGCCCTGGCTGCCGACCGCCTTTCTCTCCGGCAATATCACCTGGAAGGAAATCGACGATCGAAATGCCGCGGCTACTTTCACCGATAACGGCGTAACCGCCTCCGGAATCTTTCACTTCAACGACGATGACGAGGTCGTCGCCTTCATCTCTTCCGGCAGGTTCCGCAACGACACCGGTAAGATGACCCCCTGGTCAGGAACGTGGTCGAACTATCGCGAATTCAACGGCTTCCGCATCCCCACCGAAGGCAACGCCGTCTGGAACGCCCCGGAGGGTGATTTTGAATACATCAGGCTGAAAGTCGAAACGGCAGAGTACAAGTAA
- the uvrC gene encoding excinuclease ABC subunit UvrC, with the protein MALNSTNALLHPAASPRYVKIVPMTTPFVEEQVRQLPDAPGVYIYKDEKGRIIYVGKAVNLKNRVRSYFRNSEKLDEKTRLLVADIRDLEYFVVPSEQDALILELNLIKRHRPHYNIMLKDDKGLPYLHITPGDWPKLEVTRRYVEGNGRYFGPFTDARSVHGVLDLLRRIFPFRSCTQDLKKVKRPCLEYDMHRCPSPCTGKILAAEYQKNIDQAVLLLEGKLDRVSRQLKADMTAAAGKMDFELAAALRDRIRDIDTVIGAQRIATRVKGELDAVAYVQAGDESFVMVFFVRGGKLIGREHFILKGTQDQPPSQVLASFVGQFYSGAAHLPPLILLQHEPDDKDVLEGWLSSKRGTKVEISVPRRGPRVELMATVADNAKKGLDQYKLKRMLTGAEDSKAALEDLARVLDLKEAPHRIEGYDISNIQGKMAVGSMVVFTGGRPDSKKYRRFRIKTVEGADDFAMMKEVVGRRFARAKGESEEKWASLPDLVLIDGGKGQLSAAVEALKEKDASNTPILGLAKEREEIFLPGKSQPIVLEERSPARRLLQRVRDEAHRFALGYHTNIREKKSVGSKLDAIPGIGPAKRRALIKRFASVPGVRAASVEEIAEVKGITPQLARLIKESL; encoded by the coding sequence ATGGCACTGAATAGCACCAACGCCCTGCTTCACCCCGCTGCCTCCCCACGCTATGTTAAAATAGTCCCAATGACCACCCCATTCGTTGAAGAGCAGGTGCGGCAGTTGCCGGATGCTCCCGGCGTGTACATCTACAAGGATGAAAAAGGCCGAATCATCTATGTCGGCAAGGCGGTCAACCTCAAAAATCGCGTTCGCAGCTACTTCCGCAACTCTGAAAAACTCGACGAGAAGACCCGCCTCCTAGTCGCCGACATCCGCGACCTGGAATATTTTGTCGTTCCTTCGGAGCAGGACGCCCTCATCCTGGAGCTGAACCTCATCAAGCGGCATCGCCCCCACTACAACATCATGCTCAAGGACGACAAGGGCCTGCCCTACCTCCACATCACCCCCGGCGATTGGCCCAAGCTGGAAGTCACCCGGCGCTACGTCGAGGGCAACGGCCGCTATTTCGGTCCCTTTACCGACGCCCGCAGCGTTCACGGCGTCCTCGACCTGCTCCGGCGCATCTTCCCCTTCCGTTCCTGCACCCAGGACTTGAAAAAGGTCAAGCGCCCCTGCCTGGAATACGACATGCACCGGTGCCCCTCCCCCTGCACTGGCAAGATCCTGGCGGCGGAATACCAGAAAAACATCGACCAGGCTGTCCTCTTGCTTGAAGGCAAGCTCGACCGGGTCTCCCGCCAGCTCAAGGCGGACATGACCGCCGCCGCCGGCAAGATGGACTTCGAGCTTGCCGCCGCCCTGCGCGACCGGATCAGGGACATCGACACTGTTATCGGCGCCCAGCGCATCGCCACCCGGGTCAAGGGTGAGCTGGATGCGGTGGCCTACGTCCAGGCCGGCGACGAGAGTTTCGTCATGGTCTTCTTCGTCCGGGGCGGCAAGCTCATCGGCCGGGAGCATTTCATTCTCAAAGGCACCCAGGATCAGCCGCCTTCGCAGGTGCTCGCCAGCTTCGTCGGCCAGTTCTACAGCGGCGCGGCTCACCTGCCGCCGCTGATCCTTTTGCAGCATGAACCCGACGATAAAGACGTGCTTGAAGGCTGGCTGTCGTCGAAGCGAGGCACCAAGGTCGAGATTTCCGTCCCCCGCCGCGGGCCGCGGGTGGAACTCATGGCGACGGTGGCCGACAACGCCAAAAAAGGCCTCGACCAGTACAAACTGAAGCGTATGCTCACTGGCGCCGAGGACTCGAAAGCCGCCCTTGAGGATTTGGCCAGAGTCCTCGACCTGAAAGAGGCTCCCCACCGCATCGAGGGCTACGATATCTCCAATATCCAGGGCAAAATGGCGGTGGGTTCAATGGTGGTGTTCACCGGCGGCAGGCCGGACTCTAAAAAATACCGCCGTTTCCGCATCAAGACCGTTGAAGGCGCCGATGATTTTGCCATGATGAAAGAGGTCGTCGGCCGCCGTTTCGCCCGTGCTAAGGGTGAATCCGAGGAAAAGTGGGCCAGCCTACCAGACCTGGTGCTCATAGACGGCGGCAAAGGCCAGCTTTCAGCCGCGGTCGAAGCCCTGAAGGAAAAGGATGCTTCAAACACTCCCATCCTCGGACTGGCCAAGGAGCGCGAGGAGATCTTCCTCCCCGGCAAATCCCAACCGATCGTCCTCGAGGAGCGCTCACCCGCGCGCCGCCTTCTCCAAAGAGTGCGCGACGAGGCCCACCGGTTCGCCCTGGGCTACCACACCAACATCAGGGAGAAAAAGTCGGTCGGCTCCAAACTCGACGCGATCCCCGGCATCGGACCGGCGAAGAGGCGAGCTTTAATAAAACGTTTTGCCTCGGTTCCGGGAGTCCGCGCCGCCTCCGTCGAAGAAATCGCCGAAGTCAAAGGCATCACCCCCCAACTCGCCCGCCTCATCAAAGAAAGCTTGTAA
- a CDS encoding dCTP deaminase yields the protein MSVLTGRQIRELVFSGQTLIDPFDDCLVEPATCDLRLFHKVLASPVGETQTGKVVDLRDFPDGYKVLPGQMIAVLSLERINLPLNIVGRFGIRSSLARKGFNAFGGLQLDPGFRGRLMMNLVNVGPSPVPIFNEYRAFSVEFSKLDEEVEQGYCGPFQDQDDFPADQYNYILSAGT from the coding sequence ATGAGTGTTTTAACCGGGCGTCAGATCAGGGAACTGGTATTCTCCGGCCAAACTCTTATTGATCCCTTCGATGACTGCCTTGTCGAACCGGCTACCTGCGACTTAAGGTTGTTTCACAAAGTCCTCGCCAGCCCGGTGGGAGAGACTCAAACGGGTAAAGTTGTCGATCTTCGCGATTTTCCCGATGGTTACAAAGTTCTTCCCGGTCAAATGATAGCTGTTCTTTCTTTGGAAAGAATCAACCTGCCGTTGAATATTGTAGGCAGATTCGGCATCAGGTCTTCACTCGCGAGGAAAGGTTTCAATGCCTTTGGCGGACTTCAGCTCGATCCGGGATTTCGCGGCAGATTGATGATGAATCTGGTTAACGTAGGTCCGAGTCCCGTTCCTATCTTTAATGAGTACCGGGCGTTTTCAGTCGAATTCAGTAAACTGGACGAAGAAGTGGAACAGGGATATTGTGGCCCTTTTCAGGACCAGGACGATTTTCCCGCCGACCAGTATAACTACATTCTTTCAGCGGGAACGTAA